The following are from one region of the Halosolutus amylolyticus genome:
- a CDS encoding fumarylacetoacetate hydrolase family protein, with the protein MKYVRFRDPAGAVRRGEYESGHVHFGNESYALEDDAIDVLPPCEPSKIVCIGRNYADHADEMDSDVPDRPLLFLKPPNAVASHGDTVTAPAGKDRIDYEAELGVVIGEQCRHVPVSDAMDVVAGFTCVNDVSNRDDQRQEQNWIRGKAFDGAAPIGPLLATPDEVPDDAAVQSRVNGELKQDGSREQLIFSIPELIAEITTYMTLEPGDVIATGTPEGVGPLEDGDEIEIEVEGVGTLSHSIRRP; encoded by the coding sequence ATGAAATACGTCCGATTTCGCGACCCGGCTGGTGCCGTCCGCCGCGGCGAGTACGAGAGCGGTCACGTCCACTTCGGCAACGAAAGCTACGCGCTCGAGGACGACGCGATCGACGTCCTCCCGCCGTGTGAGCCGTCGAAGATCGTCTGCATCGGGCGCAACTACGCCGACCACGCCGACGAGATGGATTCGGACGTGCCCGATCGGCCCCTGTTGTTCCTCAAACCGCCGAACGCGGTCGCGAGCCACGGCGACACCGTGACCGCGCCCGCCGGGAAGGATCGGATCGACTACGAGGCGGAACTCGGCGTCGTCATCGGCGAGCAGTGTCGCCACGTCCCCGTGTCCGACGCGATGGACGTCGTGGCGGGCTTTACGTGCGTGAACGACGTCTCGAACCGCGACGACCAGCGCCAGGAACAGAACTGGATCCGCGGCAAGGCCTTCGACGGTGCGGCTCCGATCGGGCCCCTGCTCGCGACGCCCGACGAGGTCCCCGACGACGCGGCCGTCCAGTCGCGCGTCAACGGCGAACTGAAACAGGACGGCTCCCGCGAGCAACTCATCTTCTCGATTCCGGAGTTGATCGCCGAGATCACGACCTACATGACCCTCGAACCGGGCGACGTGATCGCGACTGGAACGCCGGAGGGCGTCGGCCCGCTCGAGGACGGCGACGAGATCGAGATCGAGGTCGAGGGCGTCGGGACGCTCTCGCACTCGATCCGCCGTCCCTGA
- a CDS encoding zinc ribbon domain-containing protein, which yields MSGDRPRSPDPGSGGPYCSNCGDSLAPSANYCTSCGAPTRAGSAGTDRQSSTTSADRPGTDRAVLKRRIARAARRGWELEHDFGERVVMVRRSFGSVTDHLIVALLTVWWTGGFGNALYGAYRYFGDPDRLVLRANGVTTDAAATTDSSTGTGDTRWRVLARLTAAVCWLVTAVLAGVGLLVSAATVSLVLFAFASLFAIGGLAALPSVRRRLDRRHPVTATGRIRSVDERAVVAPDRPCAACADPVDRGVERTYREDVCLFGLPLSMSDGTNYYCRRCANAEHVAGSATTDGVANRREATQARSTSDRDPDGSTESEPEPEFEA from the coding sequence ATGAGCGGCGATCGTCCGCGTAGTCCGGACCCCGGTTCCGGCGGGCCGTACTGTTCGAACTGCGGCGATTCCCTCGCGCCATCCGCAAACTACTGCACCAGTTGCGGGGCCCCGACGAGGGCCGGTTCGGCGGGGACCGATCGGCAGTCGTCCACGACCTCGGCGGACCGCCCGGGGACCGATCGGGCCGTCCTCAAGCGGCGGATCGCTCGCGCGGCCCGGCGGGGCTGGGAACTCGAACACGATTTCGGTGAGCGTGTCGTCATGGTCCGCCGATCGTTCGGGAGCGTGACCGACCACCTGATCGTCGCACTCCTGACCGTCTGGTGGACGGGCGGATTCGGGAACGCGCTGTACGGCGCGTACCGGTACTTCGGTGACCCCGATCGGCTGGTGCTTCGTGCGAACGGGGTGACGACGGACGCCGCCGCGACTACGGACTCGAGCACGGGCACCGGGGACACCCGCTGGCGAGTGCTGGCACGCCTGACCGCGGCCGTCTGCTGGCTCGTCACCGCCGTGCTCGCTGGCGTCGGACTGCTCGTATCCGCGGCGACGGTGAGCCTCGTGCTCTTTGCCTTCGCGTCGCTCTTCGCGATCGGTGGGCTCGCCGCATTGCCCTCCGTTCGGCGGCGGCTCGACCGACGCCACCCGGTGACTGCGACCGGCCGGATCCGATCGGTCGACGAACGGGCCGTCGTCGCCCCGGATCGGCCGTGTGCGGCGTGTGCCGACCCAGTCGATCGGGGCGTCGAGCGAACCTACCGCGAGGACGTCTGCCTGTTCGGTCTCCCGCTCTCGATGTCGGACGGAACCAACTACTACTGCCGGCGCTGTGCCAACGCGGAGCACGTGGCGGGTTCAGCAACGACGGACGGAGTCGCCAACAGGAGGGAAGCGACGCAGGCTCGATCGACATCCGATCGAGACCCGGACGGATCGACGGAGTCAGAGCCCGAACCCGAATTCGAAGCGTAA
- a CDS encoding MBL fold metallo-hydrolase — translation MTVRFGAVTVDWLGYATVRLESETGAVIYLDPGRYGVLDDYDARDGDLVLVSHDHHYDPEGIRRVAHEDAIVVVHESIDAGEIDRVNDQPEDLPYEVERVRADESFVLGPLDLFTTPAYNDPAGPHVDESGEPFHPDGEGCGFAVTVDGVRVFWPGDSDVLPFHGDLDVDLFLPPIGGSFTMDRREAAALAERMDPGLVLPIHYDTFDALETDADAFVVDVANRSVPVVLDDH, via the coding sequence ATGACCGTTCGTTTCGGTGCCGTGACCGTCGACTGGCTGGGGTACGCGACCGTCCGCCTCGAAAGCGAGACGGGGGCCGTCATCTACCTCGATCCAGGTCGCTACGGCGTCCTCGACGACTACGACGCCCGCGACGGCGATCTCGTGCTCGTATCCCACGATCACCACTACGACCCGGAGGGGATCCGCCGGGTCGCCCACGAGGACGCGATCGTCGTCGTCCACGAGTCGATCGACGCGGGCGAGATCGATCGGGTCAACGACCAACCCGAGGACCTTCCCTACGAGGTCGAGCGCGTTCGCGCGGACGAGTCGTTCGTCCTCGGACCGCTGGACCTGTTCACGACGCCCGCCTACAACGATCCTGCCGGCCCACACGTCGACGAGAGCGGCGAGCCGTTCCATCCAGACGGCGAGGGCTGCGGGTTCGCCGTTACCGTCGACGGCGTCCGCGTGTTCTGGCCCGGCGACTCCGACGTTCTCCCGTTCCACGGGGACCTCGACGTCGACCTCTTCCTGCCGCCGATCGGCGGGTCGTTCACGATGGACCGCCGCGAAGCCGCGGCGCTGGCCGAGCGAATGGATCCGGGACTCGTGCTCCCGATCCACTACGACACCTTCGACGCACTCGAGACGGACGCGGACGCATTCGTCGTCGACGTCGCGAACCGGAGCGTTCCGGTGGTTCTGGACGACCACTGA
- a CDS encoding potassium channel family protein — MRPLYLVVGIALLVLVIVDILWTTLWVDGGSGPVSGRLTTGVWQGLRAVSADHDRALSLAGPLILTLTLATWVALIWVGWTFVFASYPTALVSTRTGAAADWSGRFYYVAYTMFTNGNGDYAPIGDVWEIASAFTTATGMAFVTLGVSYVLTVLGAVSDKRSFASSVTGVGDRSEAFVRTAWTGAEHRGTALSLESLASELGTLAEQHKSYPILHYYHSEQSDRASSVAVPILDEALTLYRHGVPDGHGPDPMLVEAARSSVQDYLETLDTAFIEPAEEVPPPPDLDRLREEGIPTVDDEAFADALADLSERRRRLLGVAKGDAWEWPPVEE; from the coding sequence ATGCGCCCGCTGTATCTCGTCGTCGGGATCGCCCTGCTCGTCCTCGTCATCGTGGACATTCTCTGGACGACCCTCTGGGTCGACGGCGGCTCCGGGCCCGTCTCCGGTCGACTCACGACCGGCGTCTGGCAGGGACTCCGGGCCGTGAGCGCTGATCACGATCGAGCCCTCAGTCTCGCCGGCCCGCTCATCCTCACGCTTACGCTCGCGACCTGGGTCGCGCTCATCTGGGTCGGGTGGACGTTCGTCTTCGCCAGCTACCCCACTGCCCTCGTCAGCACGCGCACCGGGGCCGCCGCCGACTGGTCGGGCCGGTTCTACTACGTCGCCTACACGATGTTCACGAACGGCAACGGCGACTACGCACCGATCGGCGACGTCTGGGAGATTGCCAGCGCGTTCACGACGGCCACCGGGATGGCCTTCGTCACCCTCGGCGTCTCCTACGTCCTCACCGTCCTCGGGGCCGTCTCCGACAAGCGATCGTTCGCCAGTTCGGTCACGGGAGTGGGCGATCGGAGCGAAGCGTTCGTCCGGACGGCCTGGACCGGGGCGGAACATCGCGGGACCGCCCTCTCGCTCGAGTCGCTGGCGTCCGAACTGGGGACGCTCGCCGAGCAGCACAAATCCTATCCGATCCTCCACTACTATCACAGCGAGCAGAGCGATCGCGCCTCGTCCGTGGCCGTGCCGATCCTCGACGAGGCGCTCACGCTCTACCGCCACGGCGTTCCGGACGGTCACGGGCCGGATCCGATGCTCGTCGAGGCCGCCCGATCGAGCGTGCAGGACTACCTCGAGACGCTCGACACCGCGTTCATCGAACCGGCCGAGGAGGTGCCCCCGCCGCCGGACCTCGATCGACTCCGCGAGGAGGGAATCCCGACCGTCGACGACGAGGCGTTCGCCGACGCCCTCGCGGACCTGAGCGAGCGCCGTCGACGACTGCTTGGCGTGGCCAAGGGTGACGCCTGGGAGTGGCCGCCGGTCGAGGAGTAA
- a CDS encoding DNA topoisomerase IV subunit A, with protein MSADNEDAREQLIDLAAQFYDQFELGEIPHMSVPTRTKANIEYDEDKEVWVYGDRESTRSANSVRGARKLLKAVYTIEFLANQLEEDRSSTLRELYYLSESWDNDEAQFGDQDESNQLIEDLEIVSGVTREDFHMRPEESGATIMGPLHLREQTRRGEREIHCQEDVGEGGYQIPNNPDTIEFLDCDSDFILAVETGGMRDRLVENGFDDEYNALIVHLKGQPARATRRITKRLHDELDLPVTVFTDGDPWSYRIYGSVAYGSIKSAHLSEYLATPDAKFIGIQPADIVEYDLPTDPLSDSDINALESELEDPRFQTDYWEEQIELQLDIEKKSEQQSLAARGLDFVTDTYLPERLSEMGVL; from the coding sequence ATGAGCGCAGACAACGAGGACGCACGAGAGCAGCTGATCGATCTCGCGGCACAGTTCTACGACCAGTTCGAACTGGGCGAGATCCCGCACATGTCCGTCCCGACGCGGACGAAGGCCAACATCGAGTACGACGAGGACAAGGAGGTCTGGGTGTACGGCGATCGCGAGTCGACCCGATCGGCCAACTCCGTTCGCGGCGCGCGAAAGCTCCTCAAGGCCGTCTACACGATCGAGTTCCTCGCGAACCAACTCGAGGAGGATCGCTCGTCGACCCTGCGTGAGCTGTACTACCTCTCGGAGAGCTGGGACAACGACGAGGCCCAGTTCGGCGACCAGGACGAGTCCAACCAGCTGATCGAGGACCTGGAGATCGTCTCGGGGGTCACCCGCGAGGACTTCCACATGCGCCCCGAGGAGTCGGGCGCGACGATCATGGGTCCGCTCCACCTCCGCGAACAGACCCGCCGCGGGGAACGCGAGATCCACTGCCAGGAAGACGTCGGCGAGGGCGGCTACCAGATCCCGAACAACCCCGATACGATCGAGTTCCTCGACTGCGATTCGGACTTCATCCTGGCGGTCGAGACCGGTGGCATGCGCGATCGGCTCGTCGAGAACGGCTTCGACGACGAGTACAACGCGCTGATCGTCCACCTCAAGGGCCAGCCCGCACGGGCGACACGGCGGATCACGAAGCGCCTGCACGACGAACTCGACCTCCCGGTCACGGTCTTTACCGACGGTGACCCGTGGTCGTACCGGATCTACGGCTCCGTCGCCTACGGCTCGATCAAGTCCGCGCACCTCTCGGAGTACCTCGCGACGCCGGACGCGAAGTTCATCGGCATCCAGCCGGCCGACATCGTCGAGTACGACCTCCCGACCGATCCGCTCAGCGACTCCGACATCAACGCCCTCGAGAGCGAACTCGAGGACCCGCGCTTCCAGACCGACTACTGGGAGGAACAGATCGAACTCCAACTCGACATCGAGAAGAAGTCCGAACAGCAGTCGCTCGCGGCTCGCGGGCTGGACTTCGTGACGGATACGTATCTCCCTGAACGACTCAGTGAGATGGGCGTCCTCTAG
- a CDS encoding zinc ribbon domain-containing protein: MSLVLVGAVLSLCLLPSLFFFGLWHGLLRMQGSSLLSRTRTRAGYTDTDPAVTWSDVVDAYTDPRKNLFAPPSESRSSTTRDGQCGVCATENDSVASFCHNCFRKLE; encoded by the coding sequence ATGAGCCTCGTCCTCGTTGGGGCAGTCCTTTCGCTCTGCCTTCTCCCGTCGCTCTTTTTCTTCGGACTCTGGCACGGGCTTCTCCGCATGCAAGGCAGTTCGCTGCTTTCACGCACGAGAACCCGCGCAGGGTACACTGATACTGATCCGGCGGTCACGTGGAGCGACGTCGTCGACGCGTACACCGACCCGCGGAAAAACCTCTTTGCGCCCCCGTCCGAGTCGCGGTCATCGACGACTCGTGACGGCCAGTGTGGTGTATGCGCCACGGAAAACGATTCGGTCGCGTCGTTCTGTCACAACTGCTTCCGAAAACTCGAGTGA
- a CDS encoding DNA topoisomerase VI subunit B, whose translation MTSFQSTLGDEPGIAEELAENQQAISIAEFFEKNKHMLGFDSGARGLVTAVKEAVDNALDAAEEAGILPDIYVEIQEDGDYYRLIVEDNGPGITKESLPKVFGKLLYGSRFHAREQSRGQQGIGISAAVLYAQLTSGKPAKITSRTQGASEAEYFELIVDTDNNEPEISVEETTSWDRPHGTRIELEMEGNMRARQQLHDYIKHTAVVNPHARLELREPSAHFKFERATDQLPEETEEIRPHPHGVELGTVMKMLSATDSQTVSGFLQEEFTRVGKKTAESIIDAFRDRHYGREMRWRPPATHEDIDLRDAVTAATANKGAEATAAFADAIADAVDERDRIAHHELLAVVDAAAEDVEAEHGTTFGDTVRENAVDVVWRTLVEAPDPDSDREADGDDGTAPDESRLVADCYDLADEATSTRKDDEIVHAFAERLAGRFEDERAENVRHRFTRTQLREYVDRAADLTEEYDDVAFGETARENVTEAIWDVMATVPDDPPLVRELDGDRDATSDLVDGMRATDIMAPPTRCLAPITDDLIQAGLEKEFDADFYSAATRDAEVHGGDPFIVEAGIAYGGEIDAEGSAEVMRFANRVPLVYQRGACATTDVVKSIGWRNYGLDQPGGSGLPNGPAVIMVHVASTNVPFTSESKDAVANVPEIEDEIELAIREAARDLKSYLNKRRSMQKRRKKQNVLGKILPEMAEKVAEVTERPEPDIDDAIARIMNNVLVERHIEENGDGRAVSVVVENHSGTTESLEVTDIVSAEPRNLSDGATVVEMDGEWFVKWEPDVSSDDEAALEYEVPDDASFDLDVKGVESEKLTVTDSQ comes from the coding sequence ATGACGTCGTTCCAGTCGACACTCGGTGACGAGCCGGGGATCGCCGAGGAGCTGGCCGAGAACCAGCAGGCGATCTCGATCGCCGAGTTCTTCGAGAAGAACAAGCACATGCTCGGCTTCGACAGCGGTGCGCGGGGCCTCGTCACGGCCGTCAAGGAGGCCGTCGACAACGCCCTAGACGCCGCCGAAGAAGCCGGAATTCTCCCGGACATCTACGTCGAGATCCAGGAAGACGGCGACTACTACCGCCTGATTGTCGAGGACAACGGACCGGGAATCACGAAAGAATCGCTCCCGAAGGTCTTCGGGAAACTGCTCTACGGATCGCGCTTTCACGCCCGCGAGCAATCGCGCGGGCAGCAGGGTATCGGCATCTCCGCCGCCGTTCTCTACGCCCAGTTGACCAGCGGGAAGCCGGCGAAGATCACCAGCCGAACCCAGGGTGCGAGCGAGGCGGAGTACTTCGAACTGATCGTCGACACGGACAACAACGAACCCGAGATCAGCGTCGAGGAGACCACCTCGTGGGACCGGCCCCACGGGACGCGCATCGAACTCGAGATGGAGGGGAACATGCGGGCCCGCCAGCAACTCCACGACTACATCAAGCACACGGCGGTCGTCAACCCTCACGCGCGTCTCGAACTCCGCGAACCCAGCGCACACTTCAAATTCGAACGAGCGACCGACCAGCTCCCCGAGGAGACCGAGGAGATCCGTCCCCATCCCCACGGCGTCGAACTCGGCACCGTGATGAAGATGCTGTCGGCGACGGACTCCCAGACGGTTTCGGGCTTTTTGCAGGAGGAGTTCACCCGCGTCGGCAAGAAGACCGCCGAGTCGATCATCGACGCGTTCCGCGATCGCCACTACGGTCGCGAGATGCGCTGGCGGCCGCCGGCGACCCACGAAGATATCGACCTCCGGGACGCGGTCACTGCGGCGACCGCCAACAAAGGGGCCGAGGCCACTGCCGCGTTCGCCGACGCGATCGCCGACGCCGTCGACGAGCGCGATCGGATCGCCCACCACGAACTGCTCGCCGTCGTCGACGCGGCGGCCGAAGACGTCGAGGCCGAACACGGGACGACGTTCGGCGACACCGTCCGCGAGAACGCCGTCGACGTCGTCTGGCGCACGCTCGTCGAGGCACCCGACCCGGACTCGGACCGCGAGGCTGACGGCGACGACGGAACAGCCCCCGACGAATCGCGCCTCGTCGCCGACTGCTACGACCTCGCCGACGAGGCGACGAGCACCCGCAAGGACGACGAGATCGTCCACGCCTTCGCCGAACGGCTCGCCGGCCGATTCGAGGACGAACGGGCGGAGAACGTCCGCCACCGGTTCACGCGCACGCAACTGCGCGAGTACGTCGATCGGGCCGCGGACCTCACCGAGGAGTACGACGACGTCGCCTTCGGCGAGACGGCCCGAGAGAACGTCACCGAGGCGATCTGGGACGTGATGGCGACCGTTCCGGACGACCCGCCACTGGTCCGGGAACTCGACGGCGATCGCGACGCCACGAGCGACCTCGTCGACGGGATGCGCGCGACCGACATCATGGCCCCGCCGACGCGGTGTCTCGCGCCGATCACGGACGACCTCATCCAGGCGGGTCTCGAGAAGGAGTTCGACGCCGACTTCTACTCGGCCGCGACCCGCGATGCGGAGGTTCACGGCGGCGATCCGTTCATCGTCGAGGCCGGCATCGCCTACGGCGGCGAGATCGACGCAGAGGGGAGCGCTGAGGTCATGCGCTTTGCGAACCGCGTTCCGCTGGTCTACCAGCGCGGCGCGTGTGCGACCACCGACGTGGTCAAGTCGATCGGCTGGCGCAACTACGGACTCGACCAGCCCGGTGGCTCGGGGCTTCCGAACGGCCCCGCGGTGATCATGGTTCACGTCGCCTCGACGAACGTTCCCTTCACCAGCGAGTCCAAGGACGCCGTCGCGAACGTCCCCGAGATCGAAGACGAGATCGAGCTCGCCATCCGCGAGGCGGCCCGCGACCTCAAGAGCTACCTGAACAAGCGCCGCTCGATGCAGAAACGCCGGAAGAAACAGAACGTCCTCGGGAAGATCCTGCCGGAGATGGCCGAGAAGGTCGCCGAGGTCACCGAGCGGCCGGAACCCGACATCGACGACGCGATCGCCCGCATCATGAACAACGTGCTCGTCGAGCGCCACATCGAGGAGAACGGCGACGGACGGGCCGTCTCGGTCGTCGTCGAGAACCACTCGGGAACCACCGAATCGCTCGAGGTGACCGACATCGTCTCGGCGGAACCGCGGAACCTCTCCGACGGCGCGACCGTCGTCGAGATGGACGGCGAGTGGTTCGTCAAGTGGGAACCGGACGTCTCGAGCGACGACGAGGCCGCACTCGAGTACGAGGTCCCCGACGACGCATCGTTCGACCTCGACGTGAAAGGCGTCGAGAGCGAGAAACTCACCGTAACTGATTCCCAATGA
- a CDS encoding Nramp family divalent metal transporter has product MVNVASEPDAARGTAEADLTYPSSDWAGFFKNHFGPSMLWALIGIGGSHIVIAPSMGGTFGLVAIWMFALIYVAKYGAWELGVRYNYGMGANPIEGYRDLPGPKNWALWVTIAVFTVMYTFITASVGMSSAAFVAALTPGWFTAQWAYVVFVGGAGALVLVSRYSLLEKILIGFTIAVGALILLGALVGPPSPDRIVETAFAVPDLTGPAFVALFAAAAGFAPTGFSTSILIGSWSMAKGEGAGELRRKGLDPADPAYHDYIRAWIRTGRRDFNVGYAFSFVLIVAMVVLATNVLYPNPPEDANLAFAIGSILSDSFGPWSYYAMLIGAFAALYSTVITLLDGAARATGDVLPMALEDDSIDSERVRQLVIVGVVGVSSTTVLALGNVPVTLLLYVAAVLAVTEIFFYPANWYIVEKHLPEPFRPSRTWHAYYVVSLAFVLLFGAMGAALRLGLIG; this is encoded by the coding sequence GTGGTGAACGTGGCCAGTGAGCCGGACGCGGCGAGGGGAACCGCCGAGGCGGACCTCACGTATCCGTCTTCGGACTGGGCCGGTTTCTTCAAGAATCACTTCGGTCCCTCGATGCTCTGGGCGCTGATCGGCATCGGGGGGAGCCACATCGTTATCGCGCCGTCGATGGGCGGCACCTTCGGGCTGGTCGCGATCTGGATGTTCGCGCTCATCTACGTCGCGAAGTACGGCGCCTGGGAACTCGGCGTCCGCTACAACTACGGGATGGGGGCGAACCCGATCGAGGGCTACCGCGACCTCCCCGGGCCGAAGAACTGGGCGCTCTGGGTGACGATCGCCGTCTTCACCGTCATGTACACGTTCATCACGGCCAGCGTCGGCATGAGTTCGGCGGCGTTCGTCGCGGCCCTCACCCCCGGCTGGTTCACCGCGCAGTGGGCCTACGTCGTCTTCGTCGGCGGCGCCGGCGCGCTCGTGCTGGTCTCCCGCTACAGCCTGCTGGAGAAGATCCTGATCGGGTTCACGATCGCCGTCGGCGCCCTGATCCTGCTCGGCGCGCTCGTCGGCCCGCCGTCGCCGGATCGGATCGTGGAGACGGCGTTCGCCGTTCCCGACCTCACCGGTCCGGCGTTCGTCGCGCTGTTCGCGGCCGCCGCCGGGTTCGCCCCGACCGGGTTCAGTACGAGTATCCTGATCGGCAGCTGGAGCATGGCCAAGGGAGAGGGTGCGGGCGAACTCCGTCGGAAGGGGCTCGATCCGGCGGATCCGGCCTACCACGACTACATCCGGGCGTGGATTCGGACCGGTCGGCGTGACTTCAACGTCGGCTACGCGTTCAGCTTCGTCCTGATCGTCGCGATGGTGGTGCTCGCGACGAACGTCCTCTACCCGAATCCGCCGGAAGACGCCAACCTCGCGTTCGCGATCGGATCCATTCTGAGCGACTCGTTCGGCCCGTGGTCGTACTACGCGATGCTGATCGGGGCGTTCGCCGCCCTGTACTCGACGGTCATCACGTTGCTCGACGGGGCCGCCCGTGCGACCGGTGACGTCCTGCCGATGGCGCTCGAGGACGACAGCATCGACAGCGAACGCGTTCGGCAACTCGTGATCGTCGGCGTCGTCGGCGTCAGCAGTACGACGGTGCTCGCACTCGGCAACGTCCCGGTGACGCTGTTGCTGTACGTCGCCGCCGTCCTCGCCGTGACGGAGATTTTCTTCTACCCGGCGAACTGGTACATCGTCGAGAAACACCTGCCGGAACCGTTCCGTCCGTCACGCACATGGCACGCGTACTACGTCGTCAGTCTCGCGTTCGTCCTGCTGTTCGGTGCGATGGGTGCCGCGCTCCGACTCGGACTCATCGGCTGA